Proteins from a single region of Amycolatopsis sp. CA-230715:
- a CDS encoding RNA polymerase sigma factor: MAPRTLATARVAAGGDEELAAAATDEAYEALRRLWDERRERSLPANYRSATGLAVRAVADAYRRENRYGRSRRRDDVETLDPGQLGVLHRTSAQRLLRATLRDLPPVTRTVGALHFLEDLTANEIAGTLDLPADVVAAELERLESIRKLQERAQRLPERVVIAGIGTDGLRALEELRVSGLANLPHVEFVAGGAQWEADNVREFLDGAGIVTIVTGKADGNSAHIALMTAWMARQIGAKTIGIGTPEAFAGLNGACDAAFAAPDAGGLAAVVEGAMPRFL, from the coding sequence ATGGCGCCCCGCACGCTGGCCACGGCCAGGGTCGCCGCCGGCGGCGACGAGGAGCTGGCGGCCGCCGCCACGGACGAAGCGTACGAAGCGCTCCGCCGCCTCTGGGACGAACGCCGCGAGCGCTCGCTCCCCGCGAACTACCGGTCCGCGACGGGGCTCGCCGTCCGCGCGGTCGCCGACGCGTACCGCCGCGAAAACCGGTACGGCCGGTCGAGGCGCCGCGACGACGTGGAAACGCTGGACCCTGGACAGCTCGGCGTCCTGCACCGCACCTCCGCGCAGCGCCTGCTCCGCGCGACCCTGCGCGATCTGCCGCCGGTGACCAGGACCGTCGGCGCGCTGCACTTCCTCGAGGACCTGACCGCCAACGAGATCGCGGGCACGCTCGACCTCCCCGCCGACGTGGTGGCGGCCGAGCTGGAGCGGCTGGAGAGCATCCGCAAGCTCCAGGAGCGCGCGCAGCGGCTGCCCGAGCGGGTCGTGATCGCCGGGATCGGGACCGACGGGCTGCGGGCGCTCGAAGAGCTGCGCGTGTCCGGGCTGGCGAACCTGCCGCACGTCGAGTTCGTGGCCGGGGGCGCGCAGTGGGAAGCGGACAACGTGCGCGAATTCCTCGACGGCGCCGGAATCGTCACGATCGTCACCGGCAAGGCGGACGGCAACAGCGCGCACATCGCGTTGATGACCGCGTGGATGGCGCGGCAGATCGGCGCGAAGACCATCGGCATCGGCACCCCCGAGGCGTTCGCGGGGCTCAACGGCGCGTGCGACGCGGCGTTCGCGGCACCGGACGCGGGCGGGCTCGCCGCGGTGGTGGAAGGCGCGATGCCGCGGTTCCTGTGA
- a CDS encoding DUF742 domain-containing protein yields MARDGMRSTNPIRPRTRPYVLTSGRTRCTRRLALETLVTVAHEEGMNRVPTRPAYWRVHEICGTPVSVAEISACLGIPLGVTRVVVSDLADLRLVRLQGGETTPEGRPSLALMERVLDGLQRL; encoded by the coding sequence ATGGCCCGTGACGGAATGCGATCAACGAACCCGATACGCCCGAGGACCCGGCCGTACGTGCTCACCAGCGGCCGCACCCGGTGCACGCGCCGGCTCGCCCTGGAAACGCTCGTCACGGTGGCGCACGAGGAGGGCATGAACCGCGTCCCGACGAGACCGGCCTACTGGCGCGTGCACGAGATCTGCGGGACGCCGGTGTCGGTCGCCGAGATCTCGGCCTGCCTCGGCATCCCGCTCGGAGTCACCCGCGTCGTCGTCAGCGACCTCGCCGACCTGCGGCTCGTCCGCCTCCAAGGCGGCGAAACCACCCCGGAAGGACGCCCCTCGCTGGCGTTGATGGAACGCGTCCTCGACGGGCTGCAACGGCTGTAG
- a CDS encoding (Fe-S)-binding protein, giving the protein MGAVQLTLGGLSVLLGIVAWGMFAATIARFVRIIRLGQPDGTRNGPFMSRLGTLVKEFAAHTRMNRKRTVGPAHWLVMWGFLIGSLALFEAYGEVFVPEWGWPILDDWSLFSLLMELLGVGTIVGILVLMAIRQRNHPRRADRQSRFQGSNFKWAYFIEAVVLVEGIGIIGVRAAKAALHAHETPTWAAFVSNPIGELLPASPNLVSVFAFIKLMSATVWLIVVARTMTMGIAWHRFSAFFNIYFKREADGGVALGAVKPMMSEGKPLDFEEADPEKDVFGAGKIEDFSWKGWLDFSTCTECGRCQEQCPAWNTGKPLSPKLVITQLRDHAYAKAPYLLAGGKKDMAGDEIGLKGETEEERHAGIDVLALAEAERPLIGGAEDLGVIDPEVLWSCTSCGACVEQCPVDIEHVDHIIDMRRYQVMIESNFPSELNGMFKNLENKGNPWGQNAKDRMAWAEDLDFEVPVFDGDLGEAEYLFWVGCAGAFEDRAKKTTRAVAELLHIAGVDYRVLGPEETCTGDPARRAGNEFLFQMLAQQNVEVLNSVFEGRDPLQRKIVVTCAHCFNSLANEYPELGGQFDVVHHTQLLNRLVREKRLTPVAPVAEDVTYHDPCYLGRHNKVYDAPRELVGAAGAQLREMPRHGDKSMCCGAGGARMWMEEKIGKRINVERVDEALGTAPSKIATGCPFCRVMLNDGLTARQNDGKAAESVEIVDVAQLLLTAVKRKPAPETGADAEADGKADESTEKVATGTALSEEDK; this is encoded by the coding sequence ATGGGCGCTGTACAGCTGACGCTAGGCGGGCTCTCGGTCCTGCTCGGCATCGTCGCCTGGGGCATGTTCGCGGCGACGATCGCGCGCTTCGTGCGCATCATCCGCCTCGGCCAGCCGGACGGGACCCGCAACGGCCCGTTCATGTCGAGACTCGGCACGCTCGTCAAGGAGTTCGCCGCGCACACCCGGATGAACCGGAAGCGCACGGTCGGCCCCGCGCACTGGCTCGTGATGTGGGGCTTCCTGATCGGCTCGCTCGCCCTGTTCGAGGCCTACGGCGAGGTCTTCGTGCCGGAGTGGGGCTGGCCGATCCTCGACGACTGGTCGCTGTTCAGCCTGCTCATGGAGCTGCTCGGGGTCGGCACCATCGTCGGCATCCTGGTACTGATGGCGATCCGCCAGCGCAACCACCCGCGCCGCGCCGACCGCCAGAGCCGGTTCCAGGGCTCGAACTTCAAGTGGGCCTACTTCATCGAAGCCGTCGTGCTGGTCGAGGGCATCGGCATCATCGGGGTCCGCGCCGCGAAGGCCGCGCTGCACGCCCACGAGACGCCCACCTGGGCCGCGTTCGTCTCGAACCCCATCGGCGAACTGCTGCCCGCCAGCCCGAACCTGGTGTCCGTGTTCGCGTTCATCAAGCTGATGAGCGCCACCGTGTGGCTGATCGTGGTCGCCAGGACGATGACCATGGGCATCGCGTGGCACCGGTTCAGCGCGTTCTTCAACATCTACTTCAAGCGCGAGGCCGACGGCGGCGTGGCGCTCGGCGCGGTCAAGCCGATGATGAGCGAGGGCAAGCCGCTCGACTTCGAAGAGGCCGACCCCGAGAAGGACGTGTTCGGCGCCGGGAAGATCGAGGACTTCAGCTGGAAGGGCTGGCTCGACTTCAGCACCTGCACCGAATGCGGCCGCTGCCAGGAGCAGTGCCCCGCGTGGAACACCGGGAAACCGCTCTCGCCGAAGCTCGTCATCACGCAGCTTCGCGACCACGCCTACGCGAAGGCGCCGTACCTGCTCGCGGGCGGCAAGAAGGACATGGCCGGGGACGAAATCGGCCTCAAGGGAGAGACCGAAGAGGAACGGCACGCCGGGATCGACGTGCTCGCGCTCGCCGAGGCCGAGCGCCCGCTCATCGGCGGCGCCGAGGACCTCGGCGTCATCGACCCCGAGGTCCTGTGGTCGTGCACGAGCTGCGGCGCCTGCGTCGAGCAGTGCCCCGTCGACATCGAGCACGTCGACCACATCATCGACATGCGCCGCTACCAGGTGATGATCGAGTCGAACTTCCCGTCCGAGCTGAACGGGATGTTCAAGAACCTGGAGAACAAGGGCAACCCGTGGGGCCAGAACGCCAAGGACCGGATGGCCTGGGCCGAAGATCTCGACTTCGAAGTACCCGTGTTCGACGGTGACCTCGGCGAGGCCGAGTACCTGTTCTGGGTCGGCTGCGCCGGCGCCTTCGAGGACCGCGCGAAGAAGACCACGCGGGCCGTCGCCGAACTGCTGCACATCGCGGGCGTCGACTACCGGGTGCTCGGGCCGGAGGAGACCTGCACCGGTGACCCGGCGCGCCGCGCGGGCAACGAATTCCTGTTCCAGATGCTCGCGCAGCAGAACGTCGAGGTGCTGAACTCGGTGTTCGAAGGCCGCGATCCCTTGCAGCGCAAGATCGTCGTCACCTGCGCGCACTGCTTCAACTCGCTCGCCAACGAGTACCCGGAGCTCGGCGGCCAGTTCGACGTCGTGCACCACACGCAGCTGCTCAACCGCCTGGTGCGCGAGAAGCGGCTCACCCCGGTGGCCCCGGTCGCCGAGGACGTCACCTACCACGACCCGTGCTACCTGGGCCGCCACAACAAGGTCTACGACGCGCCGCGCGAACTGGTCGGCGCCGCGGGCGCGCAGTTGCGGGAAATGCCGCGGCACGGCGACAAGTCGATGTGCTGCGGTGCCGGTGGCGCGCGCATGTGGATGGAAGAAAAGATCGGAAAGCGGATCAATGTGGAGCGTGTTGACGAAGCGCTCGGCACCGCGCCGTCGAAGATCGCGACCGGCTGCCCGTTCTGCCGCGTGATGTTGAACGACGGGCTGACCGCGCGCCAGAACGACGGCAAGGCCGCGGAATCGGTGGAGATCGTGGACGTCGCACAGCTCCTCCTCACCGCGGTGAAACGCAAGCCCGCCCCGGAAACAGGCGCCGACGCGGAGGCCGACGGCAAGGCCGACGAATCGACCGAAAAGGTGGCCACCGGAACGGCACTTTCCGAGGAAGATAAATAA
- a CDS encoding DMT family transporter encodes MLAYLLLAVAVVAEVTATISLKLSEGFSKLVPSVLVVVGYGVAFFMLAQVLKLGLPIGVAYGIWAAAGVALVAIVGAVFLHERLTPMMIGGMVLVMAGVLLIELGGAHG; translated from the coding sequence ATGCTCGCTTACCTGCTGTTGGCGGTGGCCGTGGTGGCCGAGGTCACCGCGACGATCTCACTGAAGCTCTCCGAGGGCTTCTCGAAACTGGTCCCGTCGGTGCTCGTCGTGGTCGGCTACGGGGTCGCGTTCTTCATGCTCGCGCAGGTGCTGAAACTCGGCCTGCCGATCGGCGTGGCGTACGGGATCTGGGCCGCCGCCGGGGTGGCGCTTGTCGCGATCGTCGGCGCGGTGTTCCTGCACGAACGGCTCACGCCGATGATGATCGGCGGCATGGTGCTCGTGATGGCGGGCGTGCTGCTGATTGAACTCGGCGGGGCGCACGGGTGA
- a CDS encoding TetR/AcrR family transcriptional regulator, with product MKPQPDGRKARGEKRRAEIIDATLRVIEREGVAGVTHRTVAVEAGVPTTSTTYHFSSLDDLLIATLISCARDMATEVYWMIDRARSRGSRGAEEVAGLLAEALGPRRGRTMAEYELYLLAARRPELRPAARRWLDVLTSMVRHDDEVAFRVFLAGIDGLLIQGLIDDEPPSAEELRPVVDYLLKPR from the coding sequence GTGAAGCCGCAGCCGGACGGGCGGAAGGCGCGCGGCGAGAAGCGGCGCGCGGAGATCATCGACGCGACCCTGCGCGTGATCGAACGCGAAGGCGTCGCGGGCGTGACGCACCGGACGGTCGCCGTCGAGGCGGGGGTGCCGACCACGTCGACCACCTACCACTTTTCCTCGTTGGACGATCTCCTGATCGCGACGCTGATCTCGTGCGCGCGGGACATGGCGACCGAGGTCTACTGGATGATCGACCGCGCGCGCTCGCGCGGCAGCCGGGGCGCCGAAGAAGTCGCTGGGCTGCTCGCGGAAGCGCTGGGCCCGCGGCGCGGGCGGACGATGGCGGAGTACGAGCTGTACCTGCTCGCCGCGCGCCGCCCGGAACTGCGGCCCGCCGCACGGCGCTGGCTGGACGTGCTGACGTCGATGGTGCGCCACGACGACGAGGTCGCGTTCCGGGTCTTCCTCGCCGGTATCGACGGCCTGCTCATCCAGGGCCTGATCGACGACGAACCGCCGTCGGCCGAAGAACTCCGCCCCGTCGTGGACTACCTCCTCAAACCCCGCTGA
- a CDS encoding FAD-dependent oxidoreductase: MRISIIGAGPGGLTCARILQKHGIGVTVYDRDAHSAARDQGGTLDLHADDGQIALREAGLLDEFFRQARPEGQEMRALEPETGRLLSHHEPAKDELFRPEIDRGQLRELLLGSLEPGTVRWGRALEEVGGPDDGPRRLRFTDGTTVETDLVVGADGASSRVRPAVSAAVPQYTGVGFLEAWFHDVENAHPELSALVGQGSAVAADGERALFAQRNSGGHIRVYAIQQRPVDWLTGVSDTAAIRARLLDIFAGWAPSMLRMITDNDGPYVDRPLFALPVPHIWAHSPTVTLLGDAAHLMPPLGVGANLAMLDACELALALAGSATIDDAVRAYEATMLPRSTETARALENGAKGLLERHDTEDLARLQQ; encoded by the coding sequence ATGCGAATCAGCATCATCGGCGCGGGCCCCGGCGGCCTCACCTGCGCCCGCATCCTGCAGAAGCACGGCATCGGAGTGACGGTCTACGACCGCGACGCGCACTCGGCCGCCCGCGACCAGGGCGGCACCCTCGACCTGCACGCCGACGACGGGCAAATCGCCCTGCGCGAAGCGGGCCTGCTCGACGAGTTCTTCAGGCAGGCCCGGCCGGAGGGGCAGGAGATGCGGGCGCTGGAGCCGGAGACCGGCCGCCTCCTGAGCCATCACGAACCCGCCAAGGACGAACTCTTCAGACCGGAGATCGACCGGGGCCAGCTCCGCGAACTGCTGCTCGGCTCGCTGGAGCCGGGGACCGTGCGATGGGGTCGCGCGCTCGAAGAAGTCGGCGGGCCGGACGACGGGCCGCGGCGGCTTCGGTTCACCGACGGCACGACCGTCGAGACGGACCTCGTCGTCGGGGCCGACGGCGCCTCCTCCAGGGTCCGCCCTGCCGTGTCGGCCGCCGTGCCGCAGTACACCGGGGTCGGCTTCCTGGAAGCGTGGTTCCACGACGTGGAGAACGCGCATCCCGAACTCTCCGCGCTCGTCGGCCAGGGGAGCGCGGTCGCGGCCGACGGCGAGCGCGCCCTGTTCGCCCAGCGCAACAGCGGCGGCCACATCCGGGTCTACGCGATCCAGCAGCGGCCCGTCGACTGGTTGACCGGCGTGAGCGACACCGCCGCGATCCGCGCGCGGCTGCTCGACATCTTCGCCGGCTGGGCGCCGTCGATGCTCCGGATGATCACCGACAACGACGGGCCGTACGTCGACCGGCCGCTGTTCGCGCTACCGGTGCCGCACATCTGGGCGCATTCGCCGACCGTCACGCTGCTCGGCGACGCCGCCCACCTCATGCCGCCGCTCGGCGTCGGCGCGAACCTGGCGATGCTCGACGCCTGCGAACTCGCCCTCGCGCTGGCCGGTTCCGCGACGATCGACGACGCCGTGCGCGCTTACGAGGCGACCATGCTGCCGCGCTCGACGGAAACGGCGCGCGCGTTGGAAAACGGCGCCAAGGGCCTGCTCGAACGACACGACACCGAAGACCTGGCCCGCCTCCAACAGTGA
- a CDS encoding dihydrofolate reductase family protein encodes MRSITVTMSVTLDGVVQGLGRADEDPRGGFDHGGWGQRYTDEIMGAEMAKGMVEPGDLLLGRRTWEDFTTAWARATDGNPFTSHLNAATKYVVSKTLSDVDSWQNSVLLSGNAVDTVAELKARPGRALSIIGSASLVHALHAAGLIDRYRLLIHPLALGTGTRLFEGRAPLTEFELTSSVTTGKGVIIAQYERVA; translated from the coding sequence ATGCGTTCGATCACGGTCACGATGAGCGTCACCCTCGACGGCGTCGTCCAGGGCCTCGGCCGCGCCGACGAGGACCCCCGCGGCGGTTTCGACCACGGCGGCTGGGGCCAGCGGTACACCGACGAGATCATGGGCGCCGAGATGGCCAAGGGCATGGTCGAGCCGGGCGACCTGCTGCTCGGCCGCCGCACCTGGGAAGACTTCACCACGGCGTGGGCCCGTGCGACGGACGGCAACCCGTTCACCTCGCACCTGAACGCGGCCACCAAGTACGTCGTATCCAAGACCTTGTCCGATGTGGACTCATGGCAGAACTCGGTGCTGTTGAGCGGAAACGCGGTCGACACGGTCGCCGAGCTGAAAGCGCGGCCTGGCAGGGCGCTGTCGATCATCGGCAGCGCGTCGCTCGTCCACGCGCTGCACGCCGCCGGGCTGATCGACCGCTACCGGCTGCTGATCCACCCTCTCGCTTTGGGCACCGGCACGCGCCTGTTCGAAGGCCGCGCGCCGCTGACGGAGTTCGAACTGACCAGCAGCGTCACGACCGGCAAGGGCGTGATCATCGCGCAGTACGAGCGCGTCGCATGA
- a CDS encoding purine-cytosine permease family protein, translating into MAAATVTTKLERRSIDPVPESERHGHPRSLFTLWFAANMQITSAVTGALTVLVGVHPLWAIVAVVLGNALGGIPMALHAAQGPKLGIPQMIQSRAQFGVYGAVLPLVLVVVMYLGYFASGNVLGGQAVAQITHLPADAAIAVYALASALIAIVGYKLIHRFGWVASALSVIVFVYLTIRLVSGHDLGAVLAEPHLDFPKFLLALSLTASWQLTFGPYVADTSRYLPSATSVRSTFWWTYGGTVLGAVWAMSFGALAYAIAGKAFKGHEVAYVVGLGGEALLIPLLFAVTIGKFTVNVLNIYGGYMTVATALTAFSRRAALSQTARVTYIAAVGVLGGVIAILGRGEFLSNFVLFLDFLLYFLTPWSSINLVDFYLVRKETYDLDAVYDPNGRYGRWSGRALIAYVLGIAIQIPFANVEGIFVGPMAPILGGADISWLLGLLVPGALYTVLMRRARTAR; encoded by the coding sequence ATGGCAGCCGCGACGGTGACGACCAAGCTCGAACGGCGGTCGATCGACCCGGTCCCCGAGTCCGAGCGGCACGGCCATCCCCGCAGCCTGTTCACGCTCTGGTTCGCGGCGAACATGCAGATCACCTCCGCGGTCACCGGGGCGCTGACCGTGCTGGTCGGGGTGCACCCGCTGTGGGCGATCGTGGCCGTCGTCCTCGGCAACGCGCTCGGCGGCATCCCGATGGCACTGCACGCCGCGCAGGGACCGAAGCTCGGGATCCCGCAGATGATCCAGTCGCGGGCGCAGTTCGGGGTGTACGGCGCGGTGCTGCCGCTGGTGCTCGTCGTGGTGATGTACCTCGGGTACTTCGCGAGCGGCAACGTGCTCGGCGGCCAGGCGGTCGCCCAGATCACGCACCTGCCCGCCGACGCCGCGATCGCCGTGTACGCACTGGCTTCCGCGCTCATCGCGATCGTCGGGTACAAGCTGATCCACCGTTTCGGCTGGGTCGCTTCCGCGCTTTCCGTGATCGTCTTCGTCTACCTGACGATCCGGCTCGTCAGCGGGCACGACCTCGGCGCCGTGCTCGCCGAGCCGCACCTGGACTTCCCGAAATTCCTCCTCGCGCTGTCGCTCACCGCGTCGTGGCAACTGACCTTCGGCCCGTACGTCGCGGACACTTCGCGCTACCTCCCGTCCGCCACCTCGGTGCGCTCCACGTTCTGGTGGACCTACGGCGGCACCGTGCTCGGCGCGGTGTGGGCGATGTCGTTCGGCGCGCTGGCCTACGCGATCGCGGGAAAGGCGTTCAAGGGCCACGAAGTCGCCTACGTCGTGGGGCTCGGCGGTGAGGCGCTGCTGATCCCGCTGCTGTTCGCGGTCACGATCGGGAAGTTCACGGTGAACGTGCTCAACATCTACGGCGGGTACATGACCGTCGCGACCGCGCTCACCGCGTTCAGCCGCCGTGCCGCGCTTTCGCAGACCGCCCGCGTCACCTACATCGCCGCCGTCGGTGTGCTCGGCGGCGTGATCGCGATACTCGGGCGCGGCGAATTCCTCTCGAACTTCGTGCTCTTCCTCGACTTCCTGCTGTACTTCCTGACCCCGTGGAGTTCGATCAACCTGGTCGACTTCTACCTGGTGCGCAAGGAAACCTACGATCTCGACGCGGTATACGACCCGAACGGCCGCTACGGCAGGTGGTCGGGTCGCGCGCTGATCGCGTACGTCCTCGGCATCGCGATCCAGATCCCGTTCGCCAACGTCGAAGGCATCTTCGTCGGCCCGATGGCCCCGATCCTCGGCGGCGCCGACATCTCGTGGCTGCTGGGCCTGCTCGTCCCCGGCGCGCTCTACACCGTCCTCATGCGACGCGCTCGTACTGCGCGATGA
- a CDS encoding DUF397 domain-containing protein, whose product MPIFWRKSSYSNENVNCVEIALAPALVQIRDTKARTSGTLRTSTRSWAALTHRLGSQTETRHTH is encoded by the coding sequence ATGCCCATATTTTGGCGAAAGTCCAGTTACAGCAACGAAAATGTCAACTGTGTCGAGATCGCGCTGGCGCCAGCACTGGTACAGATCCGCGACACCAAAGCCCGAACCTCCGGCACCCTCCGAACCTCCACCCGATCGTGGGCCGCCCTCACCCACCGTCTCGGATCCCAGACGGAAACCCGCCACACCCACTAG
- a CDS encoding helix-turn-helix domain-containing protein — protein MRSWRHPSHPPRARALGAALRAARESRDIGLRELSRIEGISHAMLSLWEKGTRLPKVKEVAAILGCLSIIGDERDRILELAEHAHEPNWLEKVMPNAPQDLTSYIEYERTATEITVWHPLLIPGLLQSGDYARAAIASDRRNREEVDKRLLVRMARREVLGSLSRFQALIGEAALRQRVGGPTAMIDQLEHLLTTTERANVDIRVVPNGTDFHPGLGGAFTLLDFDTLRPIVHYEHYRGAAYIYDEDQVADYRKAAKSIASLALSERDIHSLIREVIAELET, from the coding sequence ATGAGGTCATGGCGACACCCATCGCATCCCCCCCGCGCCCGCGCACTCGGCGCCGCCCTGCGAGCGGCCCGGGAGTCGCGGGACATCGGCCTGCGCGAACTCAGCCGGATCGAAGGCATCAGCCACGCGATGCTTTCCCTGTGGGAGAAGGGAACCCGACTACCCAAGGTGAAGGAAGTGGCCGCCATCCTCGGCTGCCTCAGCATCATCGGGGATGAGCGGGACCGGATCCTCGAACTGGCGGAGCACGCGCACGAGCCGAACTGGCTCGAGAAGGTGATGCCCAACGCACCGCAAGACCTCACCTCGTACATCGAGTACGAGCGGACCGCTACCGAAATCACCGTTTGGCATCCGCTGCTGATTCCTGGTCTGCTGCAGTCCGGAGACTACGCCCGCGCTGCCATCGCTTCCGATCGGCGCAACCGCGAAGAGGTCGACAAGCGCCTGCTGGTCCGAATGGCCCGACGGGAGGTTCTCGGGTCACTGAGCCGGTTTCAAGCACTGATCGGTGAGGCGGCGCTACGGCAACGAGTGGGTGGCCCCACGGCGATGATCGATCAGCTTGAGCATCTCCTGACCACAACCGAGCGCGCGAACGTGGATATCCGGGTCGTGCCGAATGGCACCGACTTCCACCCGGGCCTCGGTGGCGCCTTCACCTTGCTCGACTTCGACACCCTCCGCCCGATCGTTCACTACGAGCACTACCGCGGTGCCGCATACATCTACGATGAAGACCAGGTGGCCGACTACCGAAAGGCCGCGAAGTCCATCGCAAGCCTGGCACTGAGCGAGCGGGATATCCACTCACTTATCCGGGAGGTGATCGCCGAACTGGAGACCTGA
- a CDS encoding GNAT family N-acetyltransferase — translation MITIKGDYELDDDRTRVDTDVVWDFMATEAYWARWRERSDVEAQLAAAWRIVGVYEKSSGRMVGYARAISDGVSLAYLADVFVLGSARGNGLGKALVHEMIENGSGAKMRWMLHTSDAHGLYAQFGFGAPDSTYLERPSQR, via the coding sequence ATGATCACGATCAAGGGCGACTACGAACTCGACGACGACCGCACCAGGGTGGACACCGACGTGGTGTGGGACTTCATGGCCACCGAGGCGTACTGGGCCCGCTGGCGGGAGCGCTCCGATGTGGAGGCGCAGTTGGCGGCGGCGTGGCGGATCGTCGGGGTGTACGAAAAATCTTCCGGGCGCATGGTCGGTTATGCGCGGGCGATCTCCGATGGGGTCAGTCTTGCGTATCTCGCTGACGTTTTCGTGCTCGGTTCGGCTCGTGGGAATGGGCTCGGGAAGGCGCTCGTGCACGAGATGATCGAGAACGGATCTGGGGCGAAAATGCGGTGGATGTTGCACACGAGTGATGCGCATGGGTTGTATGCGCAGTTCGGGTTCGGTGCGCCGGATTCCACGTATTTGGAGCGGCCGTCTCAGCGGTGA
- a CDS encoding DUF222 domain-containing protein, with protein sequence MNQEWSRRSVLAWVALSCNCTQAGAERKTALADALTSYLPRTLEALENGVIDEGMAAKVFEATACASQEVAREVDARLKFENKNSASLRRMVNTLLMRVDPEGYEARRQAKTAARMLEIRHGDHGSSTLFAELPSDRAQAIYAACDRDALERSAKAMSAPWINFEWMRWWSDAWVASAVVNRRRRSSSTSICRP encoded by the coding sequence ATGAATCAGGAGTGGTCGCGAAGATCGGTGCTGGCGTGGGTGGCGTTGTCGTGCAACTGCACCCAGGCGGGGGCGGAGCGGAAGACGGCGCTCGCTGACGCGTTGACCTCATACCTGCCCCGCACCCTGGAAGCGCTGGAGAACGGGGTCATTGATGAGGGGATGGCGGCGAAGGTGTTCGAGGCCACCGCGTGCGCTTCCCAGGAGGTCGCGCGGGAAGTGGATGCGCGGCTGAAGTTCGAGAACAAGAACTCGGCTTCACTGCGGAGGATGGTCAACACACTGCTGATGCGAGTCGACCCGGAAGGATATGAGGCGCGGCGGCAGGCCAAGACCGCGGCGCGGATGTTGGAGATCCGGCACGGGGATCACGGATCTTCGACTCTGTTCGCCGAACTACCCTCCGACCGCGCCCAGGCGATCTACGCCGCCTGTGATCGGGATGCGCTGGAAAGAAGCGCCAAGGCGATGAGCGCACCATGGATCAACTTCGAGTGGATGCGTTGGTGGAGCGATGCCTGGGTGGCGAGTGCGGTGGTAAACCGAAGGCGCAGATCTTCGTCTACATCGATCTGCCGACCCTGA